The DNA window TGCTGTCAGTCAGGCTGGCCTGAGCTGGATCGGGGTGGCTCATTCCGCCGTCACTGACGCCGTTATGACAGCACAGGTGGTAAACAATATTGCCGGATACTGGCATGAACTCCAGTGTGAAATGAATGATGACGCAGGGAGTGAGCCAGCATAACGCTGCTCTCTGGCTGGTCAGACAGTTGCAGGGATTAATTCAGGAGTCTGAAATGGAGAATATGTTGAAAACTATGCGTGAGCATTTCCCCGTTCGAACAGTGGTGATCGAACAGTCTCTGGATATGTTTGGTGTCAAACGAAATGAGGACGGGACGTTACTCTTCCCCCGTCACTCCGATAAACGTTTTCCCGTTGCACGTATCCGTAAGCGACTGGCGGCTTATGGCTGGCGAGGAGAACGCCTGAATAAGGAGGTGGCGCGAATCGTCGCGGGCCCTGATATCCTCCCTGAGAGGAGGGACTACAGCATTATTTTCCCTTACGGATGGGAGAAGAAGCAGCTGACGCGTGAGATGCGGCGAATGTTTCTCCGTAAGACGGGCTGACGTGTGCTGATTATGCCTGATGAATTACATCATTTTTCTGACTTGCGGGAGAAGCCGTGACATTGACAGAAAAATCAGGTCATCTGGCGTGGTGTGCCCTGGTGGCGCTTGCGCTGGCCAGGCAGGATGGTGGCGTTCTCTCGCCGGCACAGGAAAACCTCTTTCTCACCCGCTGGCTGGCGACTGCGCTGAAGCAACGGCGTTTTTCTCGTGATGTGACGCCCGATATCGAGTGGCTTTTGAAACAGGGACGTCAGATGGGCGTCAGCGCCAAGCTGGCCAGCAAGCTGAATTACCTCTGGCGTTCATGCACCGGTGAGTTGTCCGAGCAGAACGACCTGTTCCGGCTGACGTATGCTCTGGAAACAGCGAAAGATATGCACTGGAACTACCGTCTGCTGAGCGATCGGGAATGGTCCGGCCGGAATGCTGTGGCGCTCAGTGCAGGCGTGAACGGCATTTATCTCTCACGGGCCAAACTCGATGTCGGTTTTAACGACAGCGGCCGACAGATAAATTCGCTGACAGCACGTTTGACAGGGAACGTAGCGGGGGTAATGAAGCTGTTTGATCGCTGTGGCTGGCAGAGCCTGATGCCTCCCTGCCCCACCAGTATTCGCTGATGGCCGGGCAGGGAGTGCCAGAAAAGGGGGATTAGTGGCGGATCTGCGCTAGGTCGTCTTCAGTCAGACCGGTCATTTTCATGACGGTATTGCGGTCAATGCAGTTCTGGAGCATGGTACGGGCTATTTTCAGAGTCGCTTCGCGCTCCCCTTCTGAACGGCCTTTTTCGATACCACGTTGTTCACCGAGCTGAATCCCCTTCTCGATGCCCTTCTGTTCGAGCTGTTGTGCGATGGTCATAAGTGCGTCTCCGTGTTGCGGCACACGCTGTGCCAGTTCGCGTACAAAGGCTTCGGCGTCCGATGTTTCGCCTGCCTGCACTATATAGTGTACCAGCGATATTACCTGCGATGAAGACAGATATCCGGCCAGCAAAATGGGCGCCAGCCGGTCAACCAATTCTGCCAGGTCCCGCTGATGAATATGTTTCTGCAATAAAGTCAGGGCGGCCATGCTACGGTGGCCGGCGATTTCATCATCCGGAATGACCGTAACGTCTACCAGCGGGAAAGCACTGCTGTAGAGTTTGTCTGCCAGAGCCGTATCGTCAAATTCGTCCAGCCAGCGGGTGGAGTATGGATACGGGCTGCGTTTCCCCGTATAGAACAACACTGGTATCACCAGTGGCAGTTTTTTATGCCCTGCCTCCAGGTGGCGCTGCATGGCGGCCACCGCATAGCGTATCAGGCGGAAAGCCATATGTTTGTCAGGTGTTGACTGGTGTTCAACCAGGACATGAATATATCCGTCGCCGGCTGTGGTTTTCAGGCTGTAGAGGACGTCGCTGAAATACTGGCGGAGATCATCCTCAACAAACGAGCCGGATTCCAGTTTCAGTGTACTGAGATCGCAGATGGCACGCAGCTCTGCCGGCAGATGCAGCTCCATAAAATCCCGGGCAATGTCAGGTTGTGTCAGAAACTGCCGGAATGTCGCGTCGTGGGGAGTCGGCGTAGTGTTTTTCTTTTTCATCAGTCCATGCTCTGAAAAATGACCCGGTCATAGTATCACAGGCAAAAAATGTTGACATTGCGAGGAACGGAATTGCAATTCCTTCAGGGGCAGTCCCCTCTTTCTTTTTTAATCATCAGCTTGCTTGCCCGGAGATATCCATGTCCTGGCAGAAACTGGTACTGCTGAACTATACCCTAATGTGCCTGGCTGACGCGCCCCTTGGGCTTGTCCAACCCTTCGCCTGCTCAGATGCAAGCTCTGAACAGACTCACGGTTTGCGCTGTGGGTTAACAAAATGATTGTGGATGTAGTGCCCTCTTCTCCATTTAATCTTCGGTGCCTCCTGTGAGAGCAAAATCAAAATATTATGATTTATTTCTTGCAACATGATTCTTTTTGTTCAAAATGACAAAAAACATCATGAGGTGATAAATG is part of the Salmonella enterica subsp. enterica serovar Typhimurium str. LT2 genome and encodes:
- the samB gene encoding putative cytoplasmic protein gives rise to the protein MKKKNTTPTPHDATFRQFLTQPDIARDFMELHLPAELRAICDLSTLKLESGSFVEDDLRQYFSDVLYSLKTTAGDGYIHVLVEHQSTPDKHMAFRLIRYAVAAMQRHLEAGHKKLPLVIPVLFYTGKRSPYPYSTRWLDEFDDTALADKLYSSAFPLVDVTVIPDDEIAGHRSMAALTLLQKHIHQRDLAELVDRLAPILLAGYLSSSQVISLVHYIVQAGETSDAEAFVRELAQRVPQHGDALMTIAQQLEQKGIEKGIQLGEQRGIEKGRSEGEREATLKIARTMLQNCIDRNTVMKMTGLTEDDLAQIRH